In Yersinia enterocolitica subsp. enterocolitica, one DNA window encodes the following:
- the folB gene encoding bifunctional dihydroneopterin aldolase/7,8-dihydroneopterin epimerase: protein MDIVFIEKLSVITTIGVYDWEQTIQQKLVFDIEMGWDNRKAAASDDVNDCLSYADISDAVIKHVEMQRFALVERVAEEIADLLLQRFNSPWVRIKVSKPGAVAQARNVGVVIERGQRIG from the coding sequence ATGGACATCGTATTTATTGAGAAACTCAGTGTCATAACCACCATCGGTGTTTATGACTGGGAACAGACCATTCAGCAAAAACTAGTGTTCGATATCGAAATGGGTTGGGATAACCGCAAAGCCGCTGCCAGCGATGATGTCAATGATTGCCTAAGCTATGCAGATATCAGCGATGCCGTCATCAAGCACGTGGAAATGCAGCGTTTTGCACTGGTTGAGCGAGTTGCTGAAGAGATTGCCGATCTATTGCTGCAACGATTTAATTCGCCTTGGGTGCGGATTAAGGTGAGCAAGCCGGGGGCGGTTGCTCAGGCGCGTAATGTCGGTGTGGTTATTGAACGCGGTCAACGGATTGGGTGA
- the plsY gene encoding glycerol-3-phosphate 1-O-acyltransferase PlsY, whose product MSAIALGMIIFAYLCGSISSAVLVCRVAKLPDPREHGSGNPGATNVLRIGGRTAAATVLIFDVLKGMLPVWIAYLLHVSPLYLGLTAIAACLGHIYPVFFHFKGGKGVATAFGAIAPIGWDLTGLMTGTWLLTVLLSGYSSLGAIISALIAPFYVWWFKPQFTFPVAMLSCLILMRHHDNIQRLWRGKESKIWDKLRKKKQKTPAEEAAELEEKEED is encoded by the coding sequence ATGAGTGCTATCGCGCTTGGCATGATTATCTTCGCGTATTTGTGTGGCTCAATTTCCAGTGCTGTTCTGGTATGTCGAGTTGCCAAGCTACCAGATCCGCGTGAACATGGCTCCGGTAATCCCGGGGCAACCAACGTACTACGTATCGGTGGCCGCACCGCCGCTGCAACCGTACTGATTTTTGATGTGCTGAAAGGTATGTTACCGGTTTGGATAGCTTACCTGCTGCATGTTTCGCCACTGTATCTTGGACTTACTGCTATTGCTGCCTGTCTGGGCCATATTTATCCGGTATTTTTCCACTTTAAAGGTGGCAAAGGCGTCGCCACTGCCTTTGGTGCCATCGCACCGATTGGCTGGGATCTGACTGGCCTGATGACGGGCACTTGGCTACTGACGGTTTTATTAAGCGGCTATTCATCTTTGGGCGCAATTATCAGCGCGCTGATCGCACCATTTTACGTCTGGTGGTTCAAACCACAATTCACCTTCCCTGTGGCTATGCTCTCCTGCCTGATCCTGATGCGTCATCACGACAATATCCAGCGTTTATGGCGCGGCAAAGAAAGTAAAATCTGGGACAAACTCAGAAAGAAAAAGCAAAAAACTCCCGCTGAAGAAGCCGCAGAGTTGGAAGAGAAAGAAGAAGATTAA
- the tsaD gene encoding tRNA (adenosine(37)-N6)-threonylcarbamoyltransferase complex transferase subunit TsaD, whose amino-acid sequence MRVLGIETSCDETGIAVYDDETGLLANQLYSQVKLHADYGGVVPELASRDHVRKTVPLIQAALKEANLSAKDIDGVAYTAGPGLVGALLVGATVGRALAFAWGVPAVPVHHMEGHLLAPMLEENAPEFPFVALLVSGGHTQLISVTGIGEYLLLGESVDDAAGEAFDKTAKLLGLDYPGGPMLSRMAQLGTAGRFTFPRPMTDRPGLDFSFSGLKTFAANTIRANGTDDQTRADIARAFEDAVVDTLAIKSKRALEQTGFKRLVIAGGVSANRTLRSKLAEMMQKRGGEVFYARPEFCTDNGAMIAYAGLIRLKSGVNSELSVSVRPRWPLAELPKV is encoded by the coding sequence ATGCGAGTTTTGGGTATAGAAACATCCTGCGATGAAACCGGAATTGCAGTGTATGACGATGAAACCGGTCTGTTAGCTAACCAATTGTACAGTCAGGTTAAATTGCATGCTGATTATGGCGGCGTTGTACCTGAGCTGGCTTCCCGTGATCATGTGCGCAAAACAGTGCCATTGATTCAGGCTGCACTGAAAGAAGCTAATTTGAGCGCCAAAGATATTGATGGCGTGGCGTATACCGCAGGCCCCGGCTTGGTTGGCGCATTGCTGGTCGGTGCCACTGTAGGGCGTGCATTAGCTTTTGCCTGGGGGGTTCCCGCCGTGCCCGTTCATCATATGGAAGGCCACTTATTGGCTCCGATGTTGGAAGAAAATGCACCCGAGTTTCCGTTTGTCGCCTTGTTGGTTTCCGGTGGCCATACGCAATTAATCAGTGTGACTGGCATTGGCGAATATCTGTTGCTGGGCGAATCTGTCGATGATGCGGCAGGTGAAGCTTTTGATAAAACAGCGAAATTGCTAGGTCTGGATTACCCCGGCGGGCCAATGTTGTCACGTATGGCACAGCTTGGAACGGCTGGACGGTTCACTTTCCCGCGCCCAATGACTGATCGTCCCGGCCTGGATTTCAGTTTTTCTGGCCTGAAAACTTTCGCGGCAAATACTATTCGTGCCAACGGCACTGATGATCAGACTCGTGCTGATATTGCGCGAGCATTCGAAGATGCGGTGGTCGATACACTGGCAATCAAATCAAAACGCGCACTGGAGCAAACCGGTTTTAAACGTTTAGTGATTGCTGGCGGCGTGAGTGCTAATCGCACATTGCGCAGTAAATTGGCTGAAATGATGCAAAAACGTGGTGGCGAAGTGTTCTACGCCCGGCCAGAGTTTTGTACCGATAATGGCGCGATGATCGCCTATGCTGGGTTGATCAGGCTGAAAAGTGGTGTGAATAGCGAGTTGAGTGTGTCGGTCAGGCCGCGCTGGCCGTTGGCTGAGTTGCCGAAAGTCTGA
- the rpsU gene encoding 30S ribosomal protein S21, with protein sequence MPVIKVRENEPFDVALRRFKRSCEKAGVLAEVRRREFYEKPTTERKRAKASAVKRHAKKLARENARRTRLY encoded by the coding sequence ATGCCGGTAATTAAAGTACGTGAAAACGAGCCATTCGACGTAGCTCTTCGTCGTTTCAAACGCTCTTGCGAAAAAGCAGGTGTATTAGCTGAAGTTCGTCGTCGTGAGTTCTATGAAAAACCGACTACCGAACGTAAACGCGCTAAAGCTTCTGCTGTAAAACGTCACGCGAAGAAATTGGCTCGCGAAAACGCACGCCGCACTCGTCTGTATTAA
- the dnaG gene encoding DNA primase has protein sequence MAGRIPRVFINDLLARTDIVDLIDARVKLKKQGKNYHACCPFHHEKTPSFTVNGEKQFYHCFGCGAHGNAVDFLMNYDRLEFVESIEELATMHGLEVPYEAGTGTTQLERHQRQSLYQLMESLSAFYQQSLKGQNANQAREYLKHRGLSEEIIQHFAIGFAPPGWDNALKRFGRDGESRTALNDAGMLVTNDTGRVYDRFRERVMFPIRDKRGRVIAFGGRILGDGVPKYLNSPETEIFHKGRQLYGLYEAQVSHPNPTRLLVVEGYMDVVALAQFGIDYAVASLGTATTAEHIQLLFRATDNVICCYDGDRAGRDAAWRALETALPYLNDGRQLRFMFLPDGEDPDTLVRKEGKEAFEQRMEEAQPLSTFLFETLMPQVDLSSPDGRAKLSTLALPLISQVPGETLRLYLRQQLGNKLGLLDDSQLDKLMPKQAENANTYQPPQLKRTTMRILIGLLVQNPQLATLIPSLKGVEQAKLAGLPLFIELVETCLAQPGLTTGQLLELYRDNKFSQQLETLATWNHMIVEDMVEQTFVDTLTSLYDSILEQRQETLIARDRTHGLNAEERKELWSLNLALARKK, from the coding sequence ATGGCTGGACGAATTCCACGCGTATTTATCAATGACTTGCTGGCTCGCACCGACATCGTCGACCTTATCGATGCTCGGGTAAAGCTGAAGAAGCAAGGCAAAAATTACCATGCGTGCTGTCCGTTCCATCATGAGAAAACCCCCTCATTCACCGTTAACGGCGAAAAACAGTTTTACCACTGTTTTGGCTGTGGTGCGCATGGCAATGCTGTTGATTTCTTGATGAATTACGACAGGCTTGAGTTTGTCGAAAGTATCGAAGAATTAGCCACCATGCACGGGCTGGAAGTGCCTTACGAGGCAGGAACCGGTACCACTCAGTTAGAACGCCATCAACGACAAAGTCTTTATCAACTGATGGAAAGCCTAAGTGCATTCTATCAACAATCACTCAAAGGCCAGAACGCCAATCAGGCACGCGAATATCTTAAACATCGCGGTTTGAGTGAAGAAATCATCCAACATTTTGCTATCGGTTTTGCCCCCCCAGGTTGGGACAACGCCTTAAAACGTTTTGGTCGCGATGGTGAAAGCCGTACCGCGCTGAACGATGCCGGGATGCTGGTGACTAATGATACAGGGCGAGTTTACGATCGTTTTCGTGAGCGCGTTATGTTCCCTATCCGCGATAAACGCGGGCGGGTTATCGCTTTTGGTGGGCGAATTCTGGGTGACGGAGTGCCGAAGTACCTCAACTCCCCAGAAACAGAAATATTTCATAAGGGCCGCCAGTTATACGGCTTGTATGAAGCGCAAGTGAGCCACCCTAACCCAACACGGCTACTGGTGGTGGAAGGTTATATGGATGTGGTCGCACTGGCGCAATTTGGTATTGATTATGCCGTTGCCTCACTGGGTACAGCGACAACTGCTGAACATATCCAATTATTATTCCGCGCAACGGATAACGTAATTTGTTGTTATGACGGCGATCGTGCCGGTAGAGATGCAGCCTGGCGTGCATTAGAGACAGCATTGCCCTATCTAAATGATGGGCGTCAGCTACGCTTTATGTTTTTGCCTGATGGCGAAGATCCAGACACTCTGGTACGTAAAGAAGGGAAAGAGGCATTCGAACAGCGGATGGAGGAGGCGCAGCCACTCTCAACCTTCTTGTTCGAAACATTGATGCCACAAGTGGATTTGAGCAGCCCAGATGGGCGAGCCAAGTTAAGCACGCTGGCACTCCCTTTAATCAGTCAGGTGCCCGGTGAAACCTTACGGCTTTACTTGCGCCAGCAACTCGGTAATAAGTTGGGTCTGCTCGATGACAGCCAGCTCGATAAGCTAATGCCAAAGCAGGCTGAAAATGCAAATACCTACCAGCCGCCCCAGCTAAAACGCACAACCATGCGTATACTTATAGGGCTATTGGTACAAAATCCACAACTGGCGACACTCATCCCCTCACTAAAGGGTGTCGAGCAAGCCAAGTTGGCCGGTTTACCGTTATTTATTGAGTTGGTTGAGACGTGTTTGGCCCAACCGGGGCTGACAACCGGGCAGTTATTAGAACTGTATCGTGATAATAAATTCAGCCAACAACTTGAAACTCTCGCAACATGGAACCACATGATTGTTGAGGATATGGTCGAACAGACTTTTGTCGATACGCTAACCAGCCTGTATGACTCCATATTGGAGCAACGTCAGGAAACACTTATAGCGCGTGATCGTACTCATGGATTAAACGCCGAAGAACGTAAAGAGCTTTGGTCTTTGAATCTGGCGTTAGCCAGAAAAAAATGA
- the rpoD gene encoding RNA polymerase sigma factor RpoD: MEQNPQSQLKLLVTRGKEQGYLTYAEVNDHLPEDIVDSDQIEDIIQMINDMGIQVLEEAPDADDLMLAENTTDTDDDAAEAAAQVLSSVESEIGRTTDPVRMYMREMGTVELLTREGEIDIAKRIEDGINQVQCSVAEYPEAITYLLEQYDRVEAGEARLSDLITGFVDPNAEEDIAPTATHVGSELSTEEMDDDDDEDEDDEEEEDDNSIDPELARQKFSELREQYENARLEIKKNGRSHANAAAEILKLSEVFKQFRLVPKQFDYLVNNMRAMMDRVRTQERIIMKLCVEQCKMPKKNFVTLFTSNETSDTWFAAAIAMGKPWSEKLKDVSDDVQRSLQKLRQIEEETGLTIEQVKDINRRMSIGEAKARRAKKEMVEANLRLVISIAKKYTNRGLQFLDLIQEGNIGLMKAVDKFEYRRGYKFSTYATWWIRQAITRSIADQARTIRIPVHMIETINKLNRISRQMLQEMGREPTPEELAERMLMPEDKIRKVLKIAKEPISMETPIGDDEDSHLGDFIEDTTLELPLDSATSESLRSATHDVLAGLTAREAKVLRMRFGIDMNTDHTLEEVGKQFDVTRERIRQIEAKALRKLRHPSRSEVLRSFLDD; the protein is encoded by the coding sequence ATGGAGCAAAACCCGCAGTCACAGCTGAAGCTACTTGTCACCCGTGGTAAGGAGCAAGGCTATCTGACCTATGCTGAGGTCAATGACCATCTGCCGGAAGATATCGTCGATTCCGATCAGATCGAAGACATCATCCAGATGATTAATGACATGGGCATACAGGTGCTGGAAGAAGCCCCTGATGCCGATGATTTAATGCTGGCCGAGAACACCACTGATACCGACGATGACGCGGCTGAAGCTGCTGCACAGGTGTTGTCCAGTGTTGAATCCGAAATCGGGCGTACAACCGACCCGGTGCGTATGTACATGCGTGAAATGGGTACCGTTGAGCTATTGACGCGTGAAGGCGAGATTGATATTGCCAAACGTATCGAAGACGGTATCAATCAGGTCCAGTGCTCAGTGGCTGAATACCCTGAAGCGATTACTTACCTATTGGAGCAATATGATCGCGTTGAGGCGGGCGAAGCTCGTCTATCTGACCTGATCACCGGCTTTGTTGATCCAAACGCCGAAGAAGATATTGCGCCGACTGCAACTCACGTTGGTTCTGAATTATCCACTGAAGAAATGGATGATGACGACGACGAAGATGAAGACGACGAAGAAGAAGAAGACGACAACAGCATCGATCCAGAGCTGGCACGCCAGAAATTCAGCGAATTGCGTGAGCAGTACGAAAACGCACGTTTGGAAATCAAGAAGAATGGTCGTAGCCACGCCAACGCTGCTGCTGAGATTCTGAAGCTTTCTGAAGTGTTCAAACAGTTCCGCCTGGTACCGAAGCAGTTCGACTATCTGGTCAATAACATGCGTGCCATGATGGACCGCGTTCGTACTCAAGAACGTATCATCATGAAACTGTGTGTTGAACAGTGCAAAATGCCGAAGAAGAACTTCGTTACCCTGTTTACCAGCAATGAAACCAGCGATACCTGGTTTGCAGCTGCAATTGCTATGGGTAAGCCATGGTCTGAAAAACTGAAAGATGTTTCGGACGATGTGCAACGTAGCTTGCAAAAACTACGTCAGATCGAAGAAGAAACCGGCCTGACCATTGAGCAAGTGAAAGACATCAACCGCCGTATGTCTATCGGTGAAGCGAAAGCGCGTCGCGCCAAGAAAGAAATGGTTGAGGCTAACCTGCGTCTGGTTATCTCTATTGCGAAAAAATACACCAACCGTGGTTTGCAGTTCCTTGATTTAATTCAGGAAGGCAATATCGGTTTGATGAAAGCAGTAGATAAATTCGAATACCGCCGTGGTTATAAGTTCTCAACCTATGCAACTTGGTGGATTCGTCAGGCTATCACCCGCTCTATCGCGGACCAGGCACGTACTATCCGTATTCCGGTGCATATGATTGAGACCATTAACAAACTCAACCGTATTTCGCGCCAGATGCTGCAAGAGATGGGCCGCGAGCCAACGCCGGAAGAGTTGGCTGAACGCATGCTGATGCCGGAAGACAAAATCCGTAAAGTATTGAAGATTGCGAAAGAGCCAATCTCAATGGAAACCCCAATCGGTGATGATGAAGATTCACATCTGGGCGATTTCATTGAAGATACCACTCTGGAGCTGCCGCTGGACTCTGCCACCTCTGAGAGCCTGCGTTCTGCCACTCACGACGTGTTAGCTGGCCTGACCGCGCGTGAAGCGAAAGTTCTGCGTATGCGTTTCGGTATCGATATGAACACTGACCACACTCTGGAAGAAGTGGGCAAACAGTTCGATGTCACCCGTGAGCGTATCCGTCAGATCGAAGCTAAGGCACTGCGTAAACTGCGTCACCCAAGCCGCTCTGAAGTGCTGCGCAGCTTCCTTGACGATTAA
- a CDS encoding exo-beta-N-acetylmuramidase NamZ family protein gives MGYFLRILLCLYGLFIITAGYASVTQEIILGVDQENVYGPLLKNKRIGLMVNQSSINKEGRHTIDKLLSEQNKFHFTVTKLFSVEHGIRGNADAGLGDDNHIDKQSGLPIISLYGRDKDGRMRAHPTEAQLSDVDIVIYDLQDVGVRYFTYTISMHHMLESLQKYHKQFMVFDRPNPLGNHVYGPILEEKNISGIGMHPVPMVHGLTSGEFARMIINEGWLTHFNDSNWQAFGIKAYQFPPEDLTVIAMGNYTHNSPYLLPVRPSPNLRSDLAIQLYPSLGLFEATSVNMGRGSDYPFEQLGFPSRKFYINTCYHVDINQQRTGWPQAGKEVCGEKFTAANIADIKPTIRYFVEWWFKFKDASYSMVLSPQREANYLEHQEEYFLIRPTWLAKLTGTRNLVKLMEEADKKKLTVDETVNYLESNWQPDLDNYLKLREKYKIYP, from the coding sequence ATGGGGTATTTCCTGCGAATATTATTATGTCTGTATGGGCTATTTATTATAACTGCTGGCTATGCCAGCGTTACCCAAGAAATTATTTTAGGCGTTGATCAGGAAAATGTTTATGGGCCATTACTTAAAAATAAACGTATTGGCTTAATGGTCAACCAAAGCTCGATTAACAAGGAAGGACGTCATACCATCGACAAATTGTTATCCGAGCAGAATAAATTCCATTTTACAGTGACAAAACTATTCTCTGTTGAGCACGGTATCCGTGGGAATGCAGATGCCGGATTAGGGGATGATAATCACATCGATAAACAGAGCGGTCTTCCTATTATTTCTTTATATGGAAGAGATAAAGATGGGCGAATGAGGGCACATCCCACTGAAGCGCAGTTATCTGATGTTGATATCGTTATTTATGATTTACAGGATGTTGGTGTTCGTTATTTTACCTACACTATTTCCATGCATCATATGTTGGAAAGCCTGCAAAAGTATCATAAACAATTTATGGTATTTGATCGGCCGAACCCACTCGGAAACCATGTTTATGGGCCAATTCTTGAAGAGAAGAACATTTCAGGTATTGGTATGCATCCTGTCCCTATGGTGCACGGACTGACGTCTGGGGAGTTTGCTCGTATGATAATAAATGAGGGGTGGTTAACACATTTCAATGATTCAAATTGGCAGGCATTTGGTATTAAAGCTTACCAGTTTCCCCCAGAAGATTTGACTGTTATCGCCATGGGCAATTACACACATAATTCGCCTTATTTATTGCCAGTAAGACCTTCGCCAAATTTACGCAGTGATTTGGCTATTCAGCTTTACCCTTCTTTGGGATTATTTGAAGCAACCAGTGTTAATATGGGTCGAGGTTCAGACTATCCCTTTGAGCAGTTGGGTTTCCCATCCAGGAAGTTTTATATTAACACCTGCTATCACGTAGATATTAACCAGCAGAGAACTGGTTGGCCGCAAGCGGGCAAAGAAGTGTGTGGCGAAAAATTTACTGCCGCCAATATAGCCGATATTAAGCCGACGATACGTTATTTTGTTGAATGGTGGTTTAAATTTAAAGATGCGAGTTATTCTATGGTCCTTTCCCCACAGAGGGAGGCCAATTATCTGGAACATCAGGAAGAGTATTTTCTAATACGACCTACTTGGTTGGCTAAATTAACAGGTACGCGCAATCTGGTTAAATTAATGGAAGAAGCAGATAAGAAGAAATTAACTGTCGATGAGACCGTGAATTATCTGGAGTCTAACTGGCAGCCCGATCTTGATAATTATCTGAAGTTACGCGAGAAATATAAAATTTATCCTTAA
- a CDS encoding glycoside hydrolase family 3 protein: MKKLIAAILLFSTCSYADIIPDAQLKDMWLSPKISAEKVISKMSFEEKLGQILMIDIRSWSHTDNSDKTAFIEINEVVSKMIRDYHLGSIILFRENLIDIPQTVTLINNLQNARSNLPLFISTDQEGGYVTRLRVGTEMPGNMALGATGSSKFAQQAGSIHGYELSSLGFNFNFGPVVDVNNNQNNPVIGVRSYSNDPVLVAELARSYIIGIHKYNVLTSLKHFPGHGNVTSDTHFSLPAVNIDKDAWQQVELKPFVEVMPVTDAIMTAHVVVPALDNSMLTNIKGEKVGTPATLSKPILTDILRNQLKFDGLILTDAMDMGAITSNFERNWSIKQAIMAGNDIVLMPMEIKNRASIEQLDALYDYLKTEATKDPELKQRIEDSAQRVIYTKLNKRISPEPHDIAIAEKVVASKNHKNIENFISEQAITLIKNDNVFPYQVKPQNKIIVFSDERPRNELITKHLDDIANKFNVDFIVKNKVIKLDKSDANPEDIAKQIKGQDLIILATYNLKLEPINAQRIIDEANKANIPLVVISSRNPYDIAYLSGVKANIAIYGITGFDVTNNVRSSLETNIRSGLRTLFQGPKGKLDVLAEPHGKLPVDIRTPDNSQILYPRGYGLTTL, translated from the coding sequence ATGAAAAAATTAATAGCTGCGATTCTCTTATTTAGCACCTGTTCTTATGCAGATATTATTCCAGATGCACAACTTAAAGATATGTGGTTGTCGCCAAAGATATCTGCTGAAAAAGTCATCTCAAAAATGAGTTTTGAAGAAAAATTGGGGCAAATATTAATGATTGATATTCGCTCATGGAGTCATACCGATAACAGCGACAAAACAGCATTCATTGAGATTAATGAGGTTGTCAGTAAGATGATTCGCGATTATCATTTAGGTTCTATTATTCTTTTCCGTGAAAATCTTATTGATATTCCACAAACAGTTACGTTAATTAATAATCTTCAAAATGCGCGCAGCAATCTCCCTCTGTTTATTAGCACCGATCAGGAAGGAGGATATGTTACTCGTCTACGAGTAGGTACTGAAATGCCAGGAAATATGGCATTAGGGGCAACCGGATCATCCAAGTTTGCTCAGCAGGCCGGAAGTATCCACGGTTATGAATTATCTAGCTTGGGTTTTAACTTTAACTTTGGCCCTGTCGTTGATGTCAATAATAATCAGAATAACCCTGTCATTGGCGTGCGTTCTTATTCCAATGATCCGGTGTTGGTGGCGGAGTTAGCCCGTAGTTATATTATTGGCATTCACAAATACAATGTACTCACCTCACTCAAACATTTTCCAGGTCATGGAAATGTCACCTCGGATACACATTTTTCCTTGCCGGCAGTCAATATTGATAAAGATGCATGGCAGCAAGTCGAACTGAAACCCTTTGTTGAAGTCATGCCAGTGACTGATGCAATTATGACTGCCCATGTGGTTGTGCCAGCTCTGGATAATTCAATGTTAACAAATATTAAGGGCGAAAAAGTGGGCACTCCAGCCACATTATCAAAGCCCATCCTGACTGATATCTTACGTAATCAGCTCAAGTTTGATGGCTTGATCCTGACAGATGCTATGGATATGGGCGCGATTACCAGTAACTTTGAGCGTAATTGGTCTATCAAGCAGGCCATTATGGCAGGCAATGATATTGTCTTAATGCCAATGGAAATTAAGAACCGCGCCAGTATTGAACAACTCGATGCACTTTATGATTATTTAAAAACCGAAGCCACAAAAGATCCTGAGCTTAAACAACGTATTGAGGATTCAGCACAGCGAGTCATTTACACCAAACTGAATAAGCGTATTTCTCCTGAACCGCATGATATTGCTATCGCGGAAAAAGTTGTCGCATCAAAAAATCATAAGAATATTGAAAATTTCATTTCTGAGCAGGCTATCACACTAATCAAAAATGATAATGTTTTCCCTTATCAAGTAAAACCACAAAATAAGATAATAGTATTCTCTGACGAGAGACCTCGCAACGAACTCATTACTAAACATCTTGATGATATTGCTAATAAATTTAACGTTGACTTTATCGTTAAAAATAAAGTAATAAAACTGGATAAAAGCGATGCAAATCCTGAAGATATCGCCAAACAGATTAAAGGCCAAGATCTTATTATTCTTGCTACCTATAATCTTAAACTCGAACCAATTAATGCGCAGCGGATCATTGATGAAGCCAATAAGGCTAATATCCCTTTAGTCGTTATATCAAGTCGTAACCCTTATGATATTGCTTATCTATCCGGCGTAAAGGCGAATATTGCTATTTATGGTATTACCGGGTTCGATGTGACCAATAATGTACGAAGCAGTTTAGAAACTAATATCCGCAGTGGGCTAAGAACGCTATTTCAGGGACCAAAAGGTAAATTAGATGTATTGGCCGAGCCACATGGGAAGTTACCAGTGGATATTAGAACTCCTGATAATAGCCAGATACTCTATCCACGTGGTTATGGATTAACGACGTTATAA
- a CDS encoding SIS domain-containing protein — translation MSILNEITWLLPELAENQKKIAKCILDNPESILSISSSQFAEDAGVSQSAIVKFSQKIGMKGFPALKIAISEELSRNNLFKSYPHKALHNSISPEDSLMVMAQKLAHEKMASIMETTRKINFSVFQQVISLINTAQRVQIVGIWGSGLTAKDLSYKLQKIGIMTLVEADLHVQIAAALTLTPKDVQIVLSFTGRRKDMRIAATVAKAQGATVIAITGSKVSPLAKIADYVLESISDENEWRSSSISSRTAQNTLTDLIFLALMQQRKEMAKPLILNASMTINNLDD, via the coding sequence ATGTCGATTTTGAATGAAATAACCTGGTTACTACCTGAACTGGCTGAAAACCAGAAAAAAATAGCGAAATGTATTCTTGATAATCCTGAATCTATCCTCAGTATATCTTCCTCTCAGTTTGCAGAGGATGCAGGCGTCAGCCAATCGGCGATTGTAAAATTTAGTCAGAAGATTGGTATGAAAGGCTTTCCAGCACTAAAAATCGCTATCAGTGAAGAATTAAGCAGAAATAACTTATTTAAATCCTATCCACATAAAGCGCTACATAATTCTATTTCACCCGAAGACTCATTGATGGTGATGGCGCAAAAGCTTGCGCATGAGAAGATGGCGTCAATTATGGAAACAACGCGGAAGATTAATTTTTCTGTTTTTCAGCAAGTGATCTCGCTCATTAATACTGCGCAGCGCGTACAAATAGTGGGTATTTGGGGATCAGGACTTACTGCAAAAGACCTGAGCTATAAATTACAAAAAATAGGCATAATGACCCTGGTTGAAGCGGACCTCCATGTGCAGATTGCGGCAGCACTCACCCTCACACCCAAAGATGTACAAATTGTTCTTTCCTTCACTGGCAGAAGAAAAGACATGAGAATTGCAGCAACAGTCGCTAAAGCACAAGGGGCAACTGTCATCGCGATTACTGGCAGTAAAGTCTCGCCGTTGGCTAAGATCGCAGATTATGTCCTTGAAAGTATTTCGGATGAAAATGAGTGGCGAAGTTCTTCAATTTCTTCCCGAACGGCTCAAAATACCCTAACCGATCTGATATTCCTGGCATTGATGCAGCAACGGAAAGAAATGGCTAAACCCTTGATTCTGAATGCCAGTATGACAATAAACAATCTGGATGACTGA